The following are encoded in a window of Gossypium raimondii isolate GPD5lz chromosome 13, ASM2569854v1, whole genome shotgun sequence genomic DNA:
- the LOC105781379 gene encoding uncharacterized protein LOC105781379, whose product MHFQELGKQVSKLALMVSHLESQGKLPSQTKPIPQHNSSTMTLRSGKVLESESSMSRAHDAGSDKKKLDTEALVESAPQKSFAETGVIIQLADRSVVHSEGVLEDVLVKVNELIFQAEFYIIDIEDDNSTNLSNILLGRPFLSTAQTKIEVRGGILTMEFDGKVDELRTVLRKSLDFDAMEELEEWITFEEFVCEPVAHMEAPQLRKNPGSSGTGGSKEDEVYVFIWRVRLQTDVV is encoded by the exons ATGCATTTTCAGGAGTTAGGTAAGCAAGTGAGCAAGCTTGCGCTCATGGTTAGCCATTTGGAGTCCCAAGGTAAGCTACCGTCCCAAACTAAGCCTATTCCTCAACATAATTCAAGTACAATGACACTAAGGAGTGGAAAGGTTTTGGAATCCGAATCTAGCATGAGTCGTGCCCACGACGCTGGTAGTGATAAGAAGAAACTTGACACAGAGGCTCTAGTGGAGTCAGCACCACAAAAATCATTTGCA GAAACAGGTGTAATTATTCAACTTGCAGATAGATCTGTAGTGCATTCAGAAGGAGTGCTGGAAGACGTTCTTGTTAAGGTAAACGAGCTAATATTTCAGGCAGAATTCTACATTATCGATATAGAGGATGACAATTCGACCAATTTGTCTAACATACTTCTTGGGAGACCATTCTTGAGTACCGCACAAACGAAGATTGAGGTACGAGGTGGGATACTCACTATGGAGTTTGATGGGAAAGTG GATGAATTACGAACTGTTCTTCGTAAAAGTCTAGACTTTGATGCCATGGAGGAATTAGAGGAGTGGATAACCTTTGAAGAGTTTGTTTGCGAACCAGTGGCTCATATGGAGGCACCGCAATTACGGAAAAATCCAG GTTCCAGTGGCACCGGGGGATCAAAAGAAGACGAAGTTTACGTGTTCATTTGGCGCGTTCGCTTACAGACAGATGTCGTTTAG
- the LOC105781127 gene encoding transcription factor PRE6 gives MSGRRSGSGVSSISDDQITHLVFKLQQLIPELCARRSLKASASKVLQETCDYIRNLHKEVEDLSDRLSQLLASIDTDNDQAAIVRSLLM, from the exons ATGTCAGGCAGAAGATCAGGTTCAGGTGTTTCCAGCATCAGCGATGATCAAATCACCCATCTTGTATTCAAGTTGCAACAGCTTATCCCTGAGCTTTGTGCAAGGCGCTCCCTCAAG gCATCAGCTTCCAAGGTCTTACAGGAGACTTGCGATTATATAAGAAACTTACACAAAGAGGTAGAGGACCTAAGCGACCGCTTATCCCAGCTGTTAGCTTCCATAGACACTGATAACGACCAAGCAGCCATTGTCAGGAGTTTacttatgtaa